Part of the Marinobacterium rhizophilum genome is shown below.
GGCGAGTACGCTTTTGGCTGGCTGCGCACCGAAACCGGCGTTCACCGGCTGGTGCGCAAGTCCCCGTTCGACTCCGGTGGCCGTCGCCACACCTCCTTTGCCTCCGTGTTCGTGTCGCCGGAAATCGACGACAACGTCGAGATCGACATCAACCCGGCGGACCTGCGCGTCGACGTCTACCGCGCCTCCGGTGCCGGCGGTCAGCACGTCAACCGGACCGAGTCGGCGGTGCGTATTACCCACGTCCCGACCAACACCGTGGTGCAGTGCCAGAGCCAGCGTTCGCAGCACCAGAACAAGGACTTCTGTATGAAGCAGCTGCGCTCCAAGCTGTACGAGCTCGAAATGCTCAAGCGCTCGGAAGCCGCCCAGGCGCTGGAAGATTCCAAGGCCGATATCGGCTGGGGCAGCCAGATTCGCTCCTACGTGCTGGACGACAGCCGCATCAAGGATCTGCGCACCGGTGTGCAGACCTCCAACTGCGACCGCGTGCTGGATGGCGACCTGGACATGTTTATTGAAGCCAGCCTCAAGGCCGGTTTGTAAGCCCGGCCTCCGGGCCCGCTCCGGCGGGCCGGATTGACCCGCATTCAACGTTTTACAGATTAAGGTTCCCTCCGATGTCCGAGACTACCCCAGCCGCCGCGCAAGACGAAAACCGCCTGATTGCCGAGCGCCGCGACAAACTCAATGCCCTGCGCGAACAGGGCAATGCCTTCCCCAACGCCTTTCGCCGCGACAGCTATGCACAGGATCTGCAGCAGGAATACGGCGACAAGACCAAGGAAGAGCTCGAAGCACTGGGACATCGGGTATCGGTTGCCGGCCGCGTAATGCTGAACCGCGGCGCCTTTATCGTGCTGCAGGACATGAGCGGCCGCATCCAGCTGTACGTCAACAAGCCGGCGCGTCCGTTTGCCAAGTCGCTGGACCTGGGCGATATCGTCGCCATCAGCGGCGTGCTGCACAAGTCCGGCAAGGGTGACCTGTTCGTCGACATGGAAGACTGCCAGCTGCTGACCAAGAGCCTGCGTCCGCTGCCCGACAAGCACAAGGGCCTGCAGGACACCGAGATGCGCTACCGTCAGCGCTACGTGGACCTCATCACCAACGAGCAGTCCCGCCGTGTATTCGAAGTGCGCTCGGGCATCGTGTCCGGCATTCGCCGCTTCCTCACCGAGCGTCGCTTCCTGGAAGTCGAAACCCCGATGCTGCAAGCGATCCCCGGTGGCGCCTCGGCCCGTCCGTTCGTGACGCACCATAACGCGCTGGATATCGGCATGTACCTGCGTATCGCGCCGGAGCTGTACCTCAAGCGCCTGGTGGTGGGTGGCTTTGAGCGGGTGTTCGAGATCAACCGCAACTTCCGTAACGAAGGGCTGTCGACACGACACAACCCCGAGTTCACCATGATCGAGTTCTACCAGGCCTACGCCGACTACAAGGACCTGATGGATCTGACCGAAGACATGCTGCGCAGCGTGGCGCAGGAAGTGCTCGGCACCACCACCCTGATCAACACCGTGCGCAACGAAGAGGGCGAGGTGCTGGAAAGCTTCGAATACGACCTGGCCAAGCCGTTTACGCGCCTGTCGGTGTTCGATTCCATCCTGCACTACAACCCGGATATCACCGCGGCAGCGCTGGCCGATGACCATGCCGCCCGCCAGATCGCGCAGCGCCTGGATATCAACGTCAAGGACAGCTGGGGTCTTGGCAAGGTGCAGATCGAGATCTTCGAGAAGACCGTCGAGCACCGCCTGGACCAGCCGACCTTCATTACCGAATACCCGACCGAAGTCAGCCCGCTGGCGCGTCGCAACGATGACAACCCCTTCGTGACCGACCGCTTCGAATTCTTCGTCGGTGGTCGCGAGCTGGCCAACGGCTTCTCCGAGTTGAACGACGCCGAAGACCAGGCCGAGCGTTTCCGTGCCCAGGTGGCCGAAAAAGACGCCGGCGACGACGAAGCCATGCACTACGATGCCGACTACATCAACGCGCTGGAATACGGCCTGCCGCCGACGGCGGGCGAAGGCATCGGTATCGACCGCTTGGTCATGCTGTTCACCGATTCGCCGTCCATCCGCGACGTTATCCTGTTCCCGGCCATGCGCCCGGTGAAGACCCAGGCATAACGTAGCCATCGTGGCTGCATCACACCTGCTGTTCCCGTCACCCTCGCGCAGGGTGCCGGGCAAGCGCTATCTCAATATCGCGCTGCGCAGCCTGCACCTGGTAGGCATTGCGGGCCTGGCCGGCCACTTTCTCTACCAGTTGCCCATGGCGCAGTGGTTCGGCTTTCTGCTGCTGGGCTTTGGTGCCGGGCTTGCCATGGTGCTGATCGAACTCTACTGCGACGGCGTCTGGCTGCTGCAGCTGCGTGGCCAGGCGATCCTGCTCAAGGTGCTGTTGCTCGGGCTGGTCATCCCCTGGCCCGGCTTGCTGGCGCCGGTGTTCGTACTGGCGATTCTGATCTCGGGCTTTTTCGCCCATGCGCCTGGGCACCTGCGCTACTACTCGCTCTACCACGGTCGGGTGGTGAAAGCCTTGCGTGATGCCAATGGCGCCATCAAGGACAGTGGACAACTCTGATGCCCCTGCAATGGCTCGCCCCTGACGAAAACAACCCGCAGCTCTCGCTGCAGCCGGACTGGCAGGCGCTGCTGGGCCCCGAACTCGAACAGCCCTACATGCTCGAACTGCAGCGCTTTTTGCAGGCCGAGCAACAGGCGGGCAAGCAGATTTATCCCGCCCCGGAGCACTGGCTGCACGCGCTTGAAGCCACGGCGCTGCAGGATGTAAAGGTGGTGATACTGGGGCAGGACCCCTACCATCAGCCGGGCCAGGCCCATGGCCTGAGCTTTTCGGTGCCCGTCGGCGTCAGGGTGCCGCCCTCGCTGCGTAACATCTACAAAGAGCTGCAGGCGGATCTGGGGATTGATCCCGCGTCCCACGGTTGCCTGCAGGGCTGGGCCCGCCAGGGCGTGCTGCTGCTCAACGCCGTGCTGACGGTGGAGCAGAGCCAGGCCGCCTCCCACCAGGGGCGAGGCTGGGAGCGCTTCACTGACCGGGTGATTCATGCGGTCAATGCCCACTGTCATAACGTGGTGTTTGTCCTCTGGGGCAGCTACGCGCAGAAGAAGGGCGCCTTTGTCGACAGGTCGCGGCATCTGGTGCTGCAGGCACCGCATCCATCACCGCTGTCGGCACATCGGGGGTTCTTTGGCTGTGGGCATTTCAGCCAGGCCAATGCCTATCTGCAGGCCCACGGGCGCAGCCCGATCGACTGGCAGCTGCCCGCAGCGCCTCAGGGCTGAGAGCGGCGCTTGATCCCGTGACGGGCAGAGGTTGTGGGTGCATTTCCCTGCGTCAAGACAACAGCAGTTTCCTCGAACATTGTCAGGTACTATGTTCGCCTGCCTGATCGCATTATTGTTAACCTTATCGTGCAGTGACAGCCGATGGCATATTCGTGTTTATACCTTTGATAAAGAACCATGACTAAAACCAGCATTCGCAAAACTGACAGCAAACCCGGCGCCGACGAAGTATATGACCGTATCTGGTCGGCCATTATGGAGCGCAAACTGCAGCCGGGTACGCGCCTCAAGGAAGAGGACCTGTGTGAGGTCTTCCAGACCAGCCGTGGTGGTATTCGCAAGGTGCTGCAGCGCCTGGCGCACCATAACCTGGTGAACCTGGTGCCCAACAGCGGAGCTTACGTCGCCAAGGTTACGGTGAAGGAGGCACGGGAGGTTTTCCAGGCAAGGCGCTTGATCGAAACCGAACTGGTGCGCGAACTGGCGCTGAATTTCTCCGCCGACAAGCAGCGCGCCCTGGTCGAGCATGTTGAGCTGGAGGAACAGGCCCATCGCGACGGCGACCTGAACCGTCGCATCCGCCTGTCCGGCGAGTTTCACCTCAAGATAGGCGAACTGGCCGACAAGCCGGTGCTGACCCAGTTCCTGCGCGAAATTATCTCCAGGACCTCCCTGATCATCGCCCAGTACCAGCGCGCCAGCGCCCGCCATTCAGAACAGACCGCCACCCACCCGTGCTGCGAGCACAGCGGCCTGATCGAGGCGTTCGAGCAGCAGGACGCCCCCCAGGCCGTCGAGCTGATGATCGAACACCTCAACCACCTGGAAGAGCAGCTCGATCTGACCTCCGGCACCCACAGCGCCATCGACCTGCAAAGCATTTTCCGCTGATTAGCTGCCGTTACTGTACGAATTCGAATGCGCGCACGAAAAGTAAGTCCGCCGGCAGCGGACTTACTATTTTCGGCACGGCGTGGCGCAACCTTTACTGCAAGCTGTTGGGTAACCAGAGCGCGATTGCAGGGAACAGCGTCAAGAGCCCAACGGCTACCAGAAGAATTAACCAGTACGGCAAGGATGCCTTCGCCGCTTGCGCGACGTTAACTTCATTCTTGGTAATTGAACTGAGTACAAACAGGTTGAGCCCAACCGGGGGAGTGATCATCCCGACCTCCATCAGCAGAGTCACAACGACCCCAAACCAGACGGGGTCGAAGCCAAGGCTTGTGACCATCGGGAAGGTAATCGGCAGTGT
Proteins encoded:
- a CDS encoding GntR family transcriptional regulator — protein: MTKTSIRKTDSKPGADEVYDRIWSAIMERKLQPGTRLKEEDLCEVFQTSRGGIRKVLQRLAHHNLVNLVPNSGAYVAKVTVKEAREVFQARRLIETELVRELALNFSADKQRALVEHVELEEQAHRDGDLNRRIRLSGEFHLKIGELADKPVLTQFLREIISRTSLIIAQYQRASARHSEQTATHPCCEHSGLIEAFEQQDAPQAVELMIEHLNHLEEQLDLTSGTHSAIDLQSIFR
- the prfB gene encoding peptide chain release factor 2; this encodes MEINPIINALKDIGERAGSLRVYLDYDVKKERLEEVSRELESASVWDDPANAQKLGRERAQLEDVVETLDALESGSTDARELLDMAVEEDDEDTVAEVEKEVAALVARLETLEFRRMFSGEADMNNAFLDIQSGSGGTEAQDWANIMLRMFLRWGEDKGFKTELVEVSEGEVAGIKSATIRFEGEYAFGWLRTETGVHRLVRKSPFDSGGRRHTSFASVFVSPEIDDNVEIDINPADLRVDVYRASGAGGQHVNRTESAVRITHVPTNTVVQCQSQRSQHQNKDFCMKQLRSKLYELEMLKRSEAAQALEDSKADIGWGSQIRSYVLDDSRIKDLRTGVQTSNCDRVLDGDLDMFIEASLKAGL
- the ung gene encoding uracil-DNA glycosylase; this encodes MPLQWLAPDENNPQLSLQPDWQALLGPELEQPYMLELQRFLQAEQQAGKQIYPAPEHWLHALEATALQDVKVVILGQDPYHQPGQAHGLSFSVPVGVRVPPSLRNIYKELQADLGIDPASHGCLQGWARQGVLLLNAVLTVEQSQAASHQGRGWERFTDRVIHAVNAHCHNVVFVLWGSYAQKKGAFVDRSRHLVLQAPHPSPLSAHRGFFGCGHFSQANAYLQAHGRSPIDWQLPAAPQG
- the lysS gene encoding lysine--tRNA ligase, yielding MSETTPAAAQDENRLIAERRDKLNALREQGNAFPNAFRRDSYAQDLQQEYGDKTKEELEALGHRVSVAGRVMLNRGAFIVLQDMSGRIQLYVNKPARPFAKSLDLGDIVAISGVLHKSGKGDLFVDMEDCQLLTKSLRPLPDKHKGLQDTEMRYRQRYVDLITNEQSRRVFEVRSGIVSGIRRFLTERRFLEVETPMLQAIPGGASARPFVTHHNALDIGMYLRIAPELYLKRLVVGGFERVFEINRNFRNEGLSTRHNPEFTMIEFYQAYADYKDLMDLTEDMLRSVAQEVLGTTTLINTVRNEEGEVLESFEYDLAKPFTRLSVFDSILHYNPDITAAALADDHAARQIAQRLDINVKDSWGLGKVQIEIFEKTVEHRLDQPTFITEYPTEVSPLARRNDDNPFVTDRFEFFVGGRELANGFSELNDAEDQAERFRAQVAEKDAGDDEAMHYDADYINALEYGLPPTAGEGIGIDRLVMLFTDSPSIRDVILFPAMRPVKTQA